The Chitinivibrionia bacterium genome contains the following window.
AGTCCCAGAGAAAGAGTGTGTTTTTTTGATTTTTTTAGGTGTTTTTGTTTTTTGTATTCCTTTGTGGACTCGGGGTATATTGGTAGCAAGAGGGCTCGGGGGGGGGGGGGGGGGGGGGGGGTAAACACAGGTGATTTCGCGAATGTGTTCGCGGTTGTTGGGGCATGGAAGATGGTGTTGAATTTAATCAAAGCCAATATTGCGAATGATAGAATTGTCGTTTCTACAACCATAGAGCAACCCCTCTTTGTGGTTTTATGAAAGTCTTCGTGTATAATATACGTTATTGGTGAGGGGGAATGTCAAGGGGTGGAGGTGAAAAAAAGGCGGATAGTGGTATCCGCCCATAGTTTTTGGGTGTTTACTTCAACTCAGTATTCCAAACGCAGGATGTCGTCGATGAAGAGACCTGTATATCGCGCTACGGTATCGGCATCCACGCCATCTTTCAGCATGTTTATGGCTATTCGTTCTTTTTCTCTGCGCATTCCAATTTCCATACCGTCCGATCTTTCGCCCTCCAATTCGTCCTCTAATTTCCATTCTCTTAACAACATATCTTTTACCTCCTCTGAATGACTTTCTAAAAACTCTGCTATTTTGCCCTCGTTTATGCAGTCTTTTATAGCAAGATCTATCGCCTCTTTCAGCGTTTTTTTCTTTTTTAACAAATAATAACGAACCCGCGCAACAAGCATTTCATAACCGCCTAACGCATCGCTTTTCTGTGCAAATTCGGGATTATATCCCTGATTAATGTTGTAAACCTGCACAAGCAACTCAAGATTTATCGGACATTTGCCGGCTTCGTTTTTCTTAAACATATCCGACAACTTCAGCGTTTTTTTCGACGGATATTTGTCCTTTCCGTTATACAGAACTATAAATTCAGGATAGGGTATTCTTATTT
Protein-coding sequences here:
- a CDS encoding Rpn family recombination-promoting nuclease/putative transposase — protein: MSAKANREYKDSVFTSLFGEKDTLLELYNAIQNTNYGKDTDIKITTLENVLYKGQANDISFVIDGKIVVLIEHQSTINENMPLRMLSYIESVYKKIIKRKDIYKKLKIRIPYPEFIVLYNGKDKYPSKKTLKLSDMFKKNEAGKCPINLELLVQVYNINQGYNPEFAQKSDALGGYEMLVARVRYYLLKKKKTLKEAIDLAIKDCINEGKIAEFLESHSEEVKDMLLREWKLEDELEGERSDGMEIGMRREKERIAINMLKDGVDADTVARYTGLFIDDILRLEY